A genomic segment from Glycine max cultivar Williams 82 chromosome 1, Glycine_max_v4.0, whole genome shotgun sequence encodes:
- the LOC100802495 gene encoding uncharacterized protein encodes MEMEASPKQIVARKLWNIGRIVFLMLRKSKLAADFNLNLLLKRGKLAATKAIANTILTLHLHRSQNDDDAVYYPRDYEFSCSNSPALFHVIKRSTNKHHRRRHRHYDDDVSTVQKVLEILNNNNNNKVATASPLPGFGKSPIGRKLRITDSPFPLKDEEGGDNQVDVAAEEFIKRFYKDLDLQQKMAAIESPYRYNLWDR; translated from the coding sequence ATGGAAATGGAAGCAAGCCCAAAGCAAATAGTGGCAAGGAAGCTATGGAACATAGGACGCATAGTGTTCCTGATGTTGAGAAAGAGCAAACTCGCCGCTGACTTCAACCTCAACTTGTTGCTCAAACGCGGCAAGCTCGCCGCCACAAAGGCCATAGCCAACACCATCCTCACGCTCCACCTCCACCGCTCCCAAAACGACGACGACGCCGTTTATTACCCGCGCGACTACGAGTTCAGCTGCAGCAACAGCCCCGCGCTCTTCCACGTCATCAAACGCAGCACCAATAAGCACCACCGCCGCCGCCACCGCCACTACGACGACGACGTTTCCACCGTTCAGAAAGTGCTCGAAatactcaacaacaacaacaacaacaaggtcGCTACTGCTTCTCCGTTACCCGGGTTCGGAAAGAGTCCAATTGGGAGAAAACTGAGAATCACGGACTCACCCTTCCCTTTGAAGGACGAGGAAGGTGGGGACAACCAGGTTGACGTTGCGGCTGAGGAGTTTATCAAGAGGTTCTATAAGGACCTCGACTTGCAGCAGAAGATGGCTGCTATTGAGTCACCCTACCGTTATAACTTATGGGACAGATGA
- the LOC100802162 gene encoding golgin candidate 1 encodes MDSWLKAAEGLFEVVDRRAKAVASDLSEEQGDLKSPASNGQGSQGKKTKSKPKAQKGLSDSSTTISDTTQEKSGSPSAPADIATSIDKVDPEIIDGSASTSTNQPKEPRPSDATSPLLGSSLSKMLGDDVGKHDPDDVETLVNDADIGVATIAANGDTVQESASDVCEMDPPPAPKEIEGPSDEPTSTGQIIKSRDLDASKNVDIEKSESVASDTAPNNDTILKDSDVKLESVVDEKSQEDHKTDISPKKVQDQLDEAQGLLKTTKSTGQSKEARLARVCAGLSSRLQEYKSENAQLEELLTSERELSKSYEASIKQLQKDLSESKREVTRVESNMVEALAAKNAEIEALLSSMDAVKRQAALSEGNLASLQASMESMMRNRELSETRMMQALREELASAERRAEEERAAHNATKMAAMEREVELEHRAVESSTALARIQRVADERTAKATELEQKVALLEVECASLNQELQDMEARVRREQKKAPEEANQVIQMQAWQEELERARQGQREAENKLSSLEAEMQKMRVEMAAMKRDAEHYSRQEHMELEKRYRELTDLLYYKQTQLETMVSEKAAAEFQLEKEIKRLQEAKAEAERSRVSRRASSSWEDETEIKSLEPLPLHHRHLVGASIQLQKAVKLLDSGAVRATRFLWQYPTARVILFFYLVFVHLFLMYLLHRLQVQADTLAAREVAESMGLSNQNLP; translated from the exons ATGGATTCGTGGCTCAAAGCCGCTGAAG GTTTATTTGAAGTTGTAGATCGACGAGCGAAGGCTGTTGCCAGTGACTTATCAGAGGAGCAGGGTGATCTTAAGTCTCCAG CATCAAATGGGCAAGGATCTCAGGGCAAGAAGACAAAATCAAAACCAAAG GCTCAAAAGGGACTATCCGACTCATCAACTACAATTAGTGATACTACTCAGGAGAAAAGTGGATCTCCATCAGCACCTGCGGACATAGCAACTTCAATAGACAAAGTTGATCCTGAAATAATTGATGGGAGCGCTTCAACATCTACAAACCAACCAAAGGAGCCACGACCTAGCGATGCAACATCACCCTTGTTAGGCTCTTCATTATCAAAAATGCTAGGCGATGATGTTGGTAAACATGACCCAGATGATGTGGAAACATTAGTAAATGATGCTGATATTGGAGTTGCCACTATTGCTGCTAATGGTGATACTGTCCAAGAGAGTGCTTCAGATGTTTGTGAGATGGATCCTCCTCCAGCTCCCAAAGAAATTGAGGGCCCCAGTGATGAACCCACTAGTACTGGGCAAATTATCAAATCTAGAGATTTAGATGCCAGTAAAAATGTGGATATAGAGAAATCTGAATCTGTGGCTTCTGACACAGCTCCTAATAATGATACTATACTCAAAGATTCTGATGTAAAACTTGAATCTGTTGTGGATGAAAAAAGCCAAGAGGATCACAAAACTGATATCTCCCCCAAAAAAGTACAGGATCAACTTGATGAG GCTCAAGGATTACTTAAAACAACAAAATCTACTGGTCAGTCTAAAGAGGCAAGGTTAGCTCGG GTCTGTGCTGGATTGTCATCCCGTCTTCAAGAATACAAATCTGAAAATGCACAGTTGGAGGAACTTCTCACTTCAGAG AGAGAGCTGAGTAAATCATATGAAGCTAGCATAAAACAGCTACAGAAGGATTTGTCTGAAAGTAAAAGGGAAGTGACCAGAGTTGAATCAAATATGGTTGAGGCTTTGGCTGCAAAAAATGCTGAAATTGAGGCACTTTTAAGTTCGATGGATGCTGTTAAGAGGCAGGCTGCATTGTCAGAAGGAAATCTAGCTTCCCTGCAG GCAAGCATGGAATCAATGATGAGAAATCGAGAACTAAGTGAAACAAGGATGATGCAG GCTCTAAGAGAGGAGCTAGCATCTGCTGAGCGAAGAGCAGAAGAGGAGCGTGCTGCACATAATGCTACCAAAATG GCTGCTATGGAAAGAGAAGTGGAATTGGAGCACAGAGCAGTTGAGTCATCCACTGCACTTGCAAGGATACAG AGAGTAGCGGACGAGAGGACAGCAAAAGCCACAGAACTTGAGCAGAAAGTGGCACTTCTCGAG GTTGAATGCGCATCTTTAAATCAAGAACTACAAGATATGGAAGCCCGTGTGCGCCGGGAACAAAAAAAGGCACCAGAAGAGGCAAATCAAGTAATTCAG ATGCAGGCATGGCAGGAAGAATTGGAGCGTGCACGTCAAGGTCAGAGGGAAGCTGAAAACAAGCTATCATCCTTGGAG GctgaaatgcaaaaaatgagAGTTGAAATGGCTGCCATGAAGAGGGATGCTGAGCATTACTCACGTCAG GAGCATATGGAGTTAGAGAAACGCTATCGGGAACTGACTGACCTTTTG TACTACAAACAAACTCAATTAGAAACCATGGTCAGTGAAAAAGCTGCTGCAGAGTTTCAATTGGAAAAGGAAATTAAGCGTCTTCAGGAAGCAAAG GCAGAGGCAGAAAGAAGTAGAGTTTCTCGTCGAGCATCATCATCTTGGGAAGATGAGACTGAAATAAAATCCCTTGA GCCGCTTCCTTTGCATCACCGTCATTTGGTCGGTGCAAGTATTCAG TTGCAAAAGGCAGTGAAACTATTAGATTCTGGGGCTGTCAGGGCCACAAGATTTCTCTGGCAGTATCCAACAGCTcgagttattttatttttctacttg GTGTTTGTACATCTCTTCTTGATGTATCTCTTGCATCGCCTTCAG GTACAAGCTGACACATTGGCCGCTAGAGAAGTTGCAGAATCTATGGGACTTTCTAACCAGAATTTACCGTGA